One genomic region from Patescibacteria group bacterium encodes:
- a CDS encoding right-handed parallel beta-helix repeat-containing protein — protein MKKIIIVSMLILGLFCSGLVLQTASEFFFPGLVAASNAPSYVRLIAPYCCDGVRDDAEIQQAISDANEGDYYVKLSTGTFNIRSSIKPLSNTSMLSETHKTIIKKPASKRSLLTVDAVAAEDHIHITDSNGFLAGDEVFIRADNKTGWSTEYHTITSVAGNIVYVTPVIDDTYATAQAAVLSNEFPAIRIGKYTGTDSCNRDNVQIKNITLDGNAANRADDVIGESRNALVWISGKTAGSTTNVTISNMRLINATSASFVTVNGKHIFVKDCISQNSGTAQRGFEVAHSSSDVSLTNCHESGSVYGMYFCEGTADVIVSACSFVDNTSYAVCVQTDDNFLFNGCVFANAGLALVFSNNTLSRGIFSGCDFRGTAAGARTITIGSTSRYIFTGCNIVKGAAQANYSTVYLNSPNNIITGNYIGHEYVSGTGAGVELTANAANCVVTGNLIDDDGGTAISDSGSNNLTVTATDGDALNTVK, from the coding sequence ATGAAAAAAATTATCATAGTTTCGATGTTAATTTTGGGTTTGTTTTGCAGCGGCCTCGTGCTGCAAACAGCGAGTGAGTTTTTCTTCCCCGGCTTGGTTGCGGCATCTAACGCGCCTTCATATGTAAGGCTAATCGCACCTTATTGCTGCGACGGCGTTAGAGACGATGCCGAGATTCAGCAGGCTATAAGCGATGCCAACGAAGGCGACTACTACGTCAAACTTTCTACGGGTACGTTCAATATACGAAGCTCCATAAAACCTTTGAGTAATACATCTATGTTGTCAGAAACGCACAAGACCATAATCAAGAAGCCAGCATCAAAAAGGTCGTTATTGACCGTTGATGCTGTCGCGGCAGAAGACCACATACATATTACTGATTCCAATGGATTTTTGGCCGGTGATGAAGTATTTATCAGGGCGGATAACAAAACAGGTTGGAGCACGGAGTATCATACTATAACTTCTGTTGCAGGGAATATCGTGTATGTGACACCTGTCATAGATGACACATACGCCACTGCTCAAGCAGCCGTTTTGTCTAACGAGTTTCCTGCTATACGGATTGGTAAATATACCGGCACAGATTCTTGCAACAGGGACAATGTTCAAATAAAAAATATTACCCTCGATGGCAACGCAGCCAATCGGGCGGATGATGTTATAGGCGAAAGCAGAAATGCTTTAGTCTGGATTTCCGGTAAAACCGCAGGAAGCACGACAAACGTTACAATCTCTAATATGCGGCTGATTAACGCCACAAGTGCTTCCTTTGTGACGGTTAACGGCAAACATATTTTTGTAAAAGACTGCATAAGTCAAAATTCCGGCACTGCTCAGCGAGGGTTTGAAGTGGCCCATTCGTCAAGTGATGTATCATTGACGAATTGCCACGAAAGCGGCAGTGTGTATGGTATGTATTTCTGCGAAGGTACGGCAGACGTAATTGTATCTGCGTGTTCGTTTGTCGACAATACTTCTTACGCCGTTTGTGTACAAACAGATGATAATTTTCTTTTTAATGGCTGTGTATTTGCCAACGCAGGGCTGGCGTTGGTTTTCAGTAACAACACTCTATCAAGAGGTATATTTAGTGGCTGCGATTTTAGAGGCACGGCAGCAGGGGCACGAACGATAACTATAGGCAGCACAAGCAGGTATATATTTACCGGCTGCAATATCGTCAAGGGGGCAGCCCAGGCAAATTACAGCACTGTCTACTTGAACTCGCCAAACAACATAATAACAGGCAACTACATCGGCCATGAATATGTATCCGGCACGGGTGCTGGTGTTGAATTGACTGCGAACGCCGCAAATTGCGTAGTTACCGGCAATCTTATAGACGATGATGGTGGAACTGCTATAAGTGATTCCGGTTCAAATAACCTGACTGTCACTGCCACCGACGGCGATGCGCTCAACACTGTAAAGTAA